A single region of the Plantactinospora soyae genome encodes:
- a CDS encoding dihydrofolate reductase family protein — translation MRKLIESTFVSLDGIIDDTRPSTASRAEPQHWGHPYWDDDHAGYAQKLTESADAMLLGRVTYEGFAAAWGAQSGPGADEMNSMPKYVASRTLTETTWNATLIQGDVAEEVAKLKEQPGENILKWGTGELDRTLVEHGLVDEFHFWYFPVVVGAGKHLFEGAGFDTTHLKLADLNRFDSGIVVHIYVPK, via the coding sequence ATGCGCAAGCTCATCGAGTCGACGTTCGTGTCGCTGGACGGGATCATCGACGACACCCGCCCGTCCACGGCGTCCCGGGCGGAACCGCAGCACTGGGGCCACCCGTACTGGGACGACGACCACGCCGGCTACGCCCAGAAGTTGACGGAATCGGCCGACGCCATGTTGCTGGGGCGGGTGACGTACGAGGGGTTCGCGGCGGCGTGGGGCGCGCAGTCGGGACCCGGCGCCGACGAGATGAACAGCATGCCCAAGTACGTGGCGTCGCGGACCCTGACCGAGACCACCTGGAACGCCACCCTCATCCAGGGGGACGTGGCCGAGGAGGTCGCCAAGCTCAAGGAGCAGCCGGGCGAGAACATCCTCAAGTGGGGCACCGGTGAACTGGACCGCACCCTGGTGGAGCACGGTCTGGTCGACGAGTTCCACTTCTGGTACTTCCCGGTCGTCGTCGGCGCCGGCAAGCACCTCTTCGAGGGCGCCGGCTTCGACACCACCCACCTGAAGCTCGCCGACCTGAACCGGTTCGACTCCGGGATCGTCGTCCACATCTACGTACCGAAGTAG
- a CDS encoding peptidylprolyl isomerase translates to MSQPPFEPPPPGSGPPPPPYPPGPPGPPVPPGQPPAKSRRPLTIALISAGVVVALCLGVGCVGLVAYYLSEVRTDGGSDPTSSGTSSSAGASSPLACAGASQPVRPETKAVGLPDFAGAARTGTATMQLTTNQGSIVITMDRARTPCTVASFQHLANQKFFDRSTCHRLVTEGIFVLQCGDPSGTGAGGPDYQFGDENLSGAQYGRGVVAMANTGSPGTNSSQFFIIFKDSSTALQPIYTPFGTVTTGLDIVDRVAAGGHDSSSPAGGGVPKLGVTIETLTVS, encoded by the coding sequence GTGAGTCAGCCGCCTTTCGAACCGCCTCCTCCCGGGTCCGGTCCACCCCCTCCGCCGTACCCGCCGGGTCCCCCGGGTCCGCCGGTTCCGCCCGGTCAACCGCCAGCGAAGAGCCGACGCCCCCTGACGATCGCGCTGATCAGCGCGGGCGTGGTGGTGGCGCTCTGCCTGGGTGTCGGCTGCGTCGGCCTCGTGGCGTACTACCTGAGCGAGGTCAGGACCGACGGCGGCTCAGACCCGACCAGCAGTGGCACCTCGTCGTCTGCGGGAGCGTCGTCGCCGTTGGCGTGCGCCGGTGCCAGCCAACCGGTGCGGCCCGAAACCAAGGCGGTCGGCCTGCCGGACTTCGCCGGGGCCGCCCGCACCGGCACCGCCACGATGCAGCTGACGACCAACCAGGGATCCATCGTGATCACGATGGACCGGGCCCGGACACCCTGCACGGTGGCGAGCTTCCAGCACCTGGCGAACCAGAAGTTCTTCGACCGGAGTACGTGCCACCGCCTGGTCACCGAGGGGATCTTCGTCCTCCAGTGTGGCGACCCGAGTGGCACCGGAGCGGGTGGGCCGGACTATCAGTTCGGCGACGAGAACCTCAGCGGTGCGCAGTACGGCCGAGGCGTGGTGGCGATGGCGAACACCGGAAGCCCCGGTACGAACAGCAGCCAGTTCTTCATCATCTTCAAGGACAGCTCGACCGCGCTCCAGCCGATCTACACCCCGTTCGGCACGGTCACCACGGGGCTCGACATCGTCGATCGGGTCGCGGCCGGCGGTCATGACAGTTCCAGTCCCGCCGGAGGCGGCGTACCGAAGCTCGGGGTCACGATCGAGACGCTGACCGTGAGCTGA
- a CDS encoding AAA family ATPase: MIDLSAAVIVITGAMAAGKSTVAQRLAERLPRAAHVRGDVFRRMIISGQQEFTPEQATEAMAQLRLRYRLSAATADGYAQSGFTAVIQDVILGPQLADYLALITTRPRFVVVLAPRPEVLQDREEARTKNGYGEWTVESLDYSVRNDTPRLGLWLDNSDQTPDQSVDEILAKLTEARLPD, from the coding sequence ATGATCGATCTGTCCGCCGCCGTCATCGTGATCACCGGGGCCATGGCCGCCGGTAAGTCCACCGTCGCGCAACGGCTCGCGGAGCGGCTCCCCCGAGCGGCCCACGTACGCGGCGACGTGTTCCGCCGCATGATCATCTCAGGTCAGCAGGAGTTCACCCCGGAACAGGCGACCGAGGCGATGGCGCAACTGCGACTGCGTTACCGCCTCTCGGCGGCAACGGCCGACGGTTATGCGCAGTCGGGCTTCACGGCCGTGATCCAGGATGTCATTCTCGGCCCCCAACTCGCCGATTACCTCGCTCTGATCACCACCCGCCCCCGCTTCGTCGTCGTACTCGCTCCTCGCCCCGAGGTGCTCCAGGACCGCGAAGAGGCGAGAACCAAGAACGGGTACGGCGAATGGACCGTGGAGTCGCTGGACTACTCGGTACGCAACGACACGCCCCGGCTCGGCCTGTGGCTGGACAACTCCGACCAGACCCCGGACCAGAGTGTGGACGAGATCCTGGCAAAGCTCACCGAGGCACGCCTACCCGACTGA
- a CDS encoding class I SAM-dependent methyltransferase: MQEEHPRAPSDEVLAGQAVYNRLVLAGYDQFVLGLSCRLLWRCPKRHMLDNYHRNVGARHLEFGTGTGYFLDRCRFPARRPELTLVDLNPTVLRVSAARVARYEPAVVQADVLQPLPFDEGKLKTGHYDSAGANFLLHCLPGSWQEKGAVLANAAAALRPGGRVFGSTILSSGVQVSAAARRLMAVYNARGIFHNTDDDLAGLRWQLDKRFTDIRVTVRGCVALFEATNPVPESAGH, translated from the coding sequence ATGCAGGAGGAGCACCCTCGCGCACCGTCCGACGAGGTCCTCGCGGGGCAGGCCGTCTACAACCGCCTCGTGCTGGCCGGCTACGACCAGTTCGTCCTGGGCCTGTCCTGTCGACTGCTCTGGCGCTGTCCCAAGCGGCACATGCTCGACAACTACCACCGCAACGTCGGCGCCCGCCACCTCGAGTTCGGCACCGGTACCGGGTACTTCCTCGACCGCTGCCGTTTTCCGGCCCGCCGACCCGAACTGACCCTGGTCGACCTGAACCCCACCGTGCTGCGGGTGAGCGCGGCCCGGGTCGCGCGGTACGAACCGGCGGTGGTGCAGGCGGACGTACTCCAGCCGTTGCCGTTTGACGAGGGGAAGCTCAAGACCGGCCACTACGACTCGGCCGGGGCGAACTTCCTGCTGCACTGCCTGCCCGGAAGCTGGCAGGAGAAGGGCGCGGTGCTGGCCAACGCGGCGGCGGCGCTCCGCCCCGGTGGTCGGGTGTTCGGCAGCACGATCCTGTCGTCGGGAGTGCAGGTCAGCGCGGCGGCCCGCCGGCTGATGGCGGTCTACAACGCCCGGGGCATTTTCCACAACACCGACGACGACCTGGCCGGGCTGCGCTGGCAACTCGACAAGCGGTTCACCGACATCCGGGTCACCGTACGCGGCTGTGTCGCCCTTTTCGAGGCCACCAACCCGGTCCCGGAGAGTGCCGGGCACTGA
- a CDS encoding DUF6506 family protein, which yields MSVDWAYLYGHPGADPVADRVVLDRGGQRTTLVPVPDESLAAPVAVALVEQGVGLIELCGGFSVQDAARVIAAVDGRVPVGHVTFGAESVRGAAAYSAQFEAEQARDS from the coding sequence ATGAGCGTCGATTGGGCGTACCTCTATGGACATCCCGGAGCCGATCCGGTGGCCGACCGGGTCGTGCTCGACCGAGGCGGACAGCGGACGACGCTGGTGCCCGTACCGGACGAGTCGCTGGCCGCCCCGGTGGCGGTCGCGCTGGTCGAGCAGGGGGTCGGGCTCATCGAACTGTGCGGCGGTTTCTCCGTCCAGGACGCGGCCCGGGTGATCGCGGCGGTGGACGGTCGGGTTCCGGTCGGCCACGTCACCTTCGGCGCGGAGTCTGTCCGGGGCGCCGCCGCGTACAGCGCGCAGTTCGAGGCCGAGCAGGCCCGGGACAGTTGA
- a CDS encoding vWA domain-containing protein yields MAGGNRFRYGSWRGGPDPLAPPYDVRAAVDSVGAEVLAGGSLREALRNLLRRGPQDRGGLDDLVARARRMRREALRRGDLDGAVTRAQALLDQALAAERDELRGREDDDARFAEAVLDNLPSSTARAVEELSGYEWTSDEARASYQQILDGLRRDVLEQRFSGLQDAMRGAADPGTQRRLSEMLGDLNDLLARHDRGEDTTDAFAEFMRRHGDFFPEKPETVEELVDALARRAAAGERLMRSLTPSQREELARLMESSLGPELAGQLSALDANLRSLRPDLAWDRRERVRGDQPLGYGEAAGALGEIADLDDLLDQLGQEHPGATLDDIDVESVARNLGRDAADDVRRLRELERELRRQGWLTRGADGLTLSPKALRRLGGTALRRIFAELSTGRRGQHDLRSAGAAGEVTGASRPWEYGDEQPLDVVRTLARAVRRSGAGVPVALAVEDFEVVETERRASAAVALCVDLSFSMISEGRWGPMKQTALALSHLVATRFPQDALQIIGFGREAMPLTQQELAAVEPDMVQGTNLQHALKLAGRHLRQHPGSEPVVLVVTDGEPTAHLDPEFGGAVFNWPSLPETIEATVVEVDNLTRYGATMNLFMLGEDPGLRRFVDAVARRSGGRVFTPELGDLGEYVVSDYLRARRGRRGR; encoded by the coding sequence ATGGCCGGCGGAAACCGCTTCCGGTACGGCTCCTGGCGCGGCGGACCCGATCCGCTGGCCCCGCCGTACGACGTCCGGGCCGCGGTCGACTCGGTCGGTGCCGAGGTGCTGGCCGGCGGCAGCCTGCGCGAGGCGCTGCGTAACCTGTTGCGGCGCGGGCCGCAGGACCGGGGCGGGCTCGACGACCTGGTCGCGCGGGCCCGGCGGATGCGGCGCGAGGCGTTGCGCCGGGGAGACCTGGACGGCGCGGTGACCCGCGCTCAGGCGCTGCTCGACCAGGCACTCGCCGCCGAACGTGACGAGTTGCGTGGCCGGGAGGACGACGATGCCCGGTTCGCCGAGGCGGTGCTGGACAACCTGCCGTCCTCGACCGCGCGGGCGGTGGAGGAACTCTCCGGGTACGAGTGGACCAGCGACGAGGCCCGGGCCAGCTACCAGCAGATCCTGGACGGGCTGCGCCGGGACGTGTTGGAGCAGCGGTTCAGTGGACTCCAGGACGCGATGCGGGGCGCCGCCGACCCGGGCACGCAGCGCCGGCTCTCGGAGATGCTGGGCGACCTCAACGACCTGCTCGCCCGGCACGACCGGGGCGAGGACACCACCGACGCGTTCGCCGAGTTCATGCGGCGGCACGGCGACTTCTTCCCGGAGAAGCCGGAGACGGTCGAGGAGTTGGTCGACGCCCTGGCCCGGCGGGCCGCCGCCGGGGAACGGCTGATGCGGTCGCTGACGCCGAGCCAACGCGAGGAACTGGCCCGGCTGATGGAGTCGTCGCTCGGGCCGGAACTGGCCGGGCAGCTCTCCGCGCTGGACGCCAACCTGCGGTCGTTGCGTCCGGACCTCGCCTGGGACCGGCGGGAACGGGTCCGGGGCGACCAACCGCTCGGCTACGGCGAGGCGGCCGGGGCGCTGGGCGAGATCGCCGACCTGGACGACCTGCTGGACCAGCTCGGCCAGGAGCATCCCGGGGCGACGCTGGACGACATCGACGTGGAGTCGGTGGCCCGCAACCTCGGCCGGGACGCCGCCGACGACGTACGCCGGCTGCGGGAACTGGAGCGGGAGCTGCGCCGGCAGGGGTGGCTGACCCGGGGCGCGGACGGGTTGACGCTGAGCCCGAAGGCGCTGCGCCGGCTCGGTGGCACCGCGCTGCGCCGGATCTTCGCCGAACTCTCCACCGGACGTCGGGGCCAGCACGACCTGCGCTCGGCGGGGGCGGCCGGCGAGGTCACCGGGGCCTCCCGGCCCTGGGAGTACGGCGACGAGCAGCCGCTCGACGTGGTCCGGACGCTGGCCCGCGCGGTCCGGCGTTCCGGCGCCGGCGTTCCGGTGGCGCTCGCGGTGGAGGACTTCGAGGTGGTGGAGACGGAGCGTCGGGCCTCGGCGGCGGTGGCGCTCTGCGTCGACCTCTCCTTCTCGATGATCTCCGAGGGACGTTGGGGGCCGATGAAGCAGACGGCGCTCGCCCTGTCCCACCTGGTCGCCACCCGGTTCCCGCAGGACGCCCTGCAGATCATCGGCTTCGGCCGCGAGGCGATGCCGTTGACCCAGCAGGAACTGGCCGCGGTCGAGCCGGACATGGTGCAGGGCACCAACCTGCAACACGCGCTGAAGCTGGCCGGTCGGCACCTGCGGCAGCATCCGGGTTCGGAGCCGGTGGTGCTGGTGGTCACCGACGGTGAGCCGACCGCGCACCTCGATCCGGAGTTCGGCGGTGCGGTGTTCAACTGGCCGTCGTTGCCGGAGACGATCGAGGCGACCGTGGTCGAAGTGGACAACCTGACCCGGTACGGCGCCACGATGAACCTGTTCATGCTGGGCGAGGACCCCGGACTGCGCCGGTTCGTCGACGCGGTGGCCCGGCGCTCGGGCGGCCGGGTGTTCACCCCGGAACTGGGCGACCTCGGCGAGTACGTCGTCTCCGACTACCTGCGCGCCCGGCGGGGTCGACGGGGGCGCTGA
- a CDS encoding YcaO-like family protein, whose protein sequence is MRLRDRVAKAYGSGAHREYAADWTYARLRPYFRHLGITRLADISGLDRVGIPVYQAIVPGSIDRLCVYSGKGPTPVEARTSAVMEVLERFSGWLPLRPTTIAAYRELAAAGRPALRPAEHNLGLLPAYHDDLPIYWVTGHDLLADQPVLVPHSAVCYTGYPGAPPCYALTTSNGLASGNSLEEAIFHALCELIERDAMTIAEIVGSRLAGVLASGVVSPNLTAREAARLTTDRQPRLDPGTVPPSVRPLVRRFEDAGLRLYLWSIGSDLGVPTVAAYASEASDDTGRPTSDDGVGHGAHPDLEVALTRAITECAQSRAVAAGPIRSAAVPPGDRDVPMAPRRTAIPDGGGLIPVSELASYPSDDIVADLRLLLDRLRAAGLGRVVVVDLSPPELPGHVVRVLVPGLESWAIDRSKLGARAAGAWSRAVRELGEFAGRPGLPDRPGGTGPR, encoded by the coding sequence TTGAGGCTCCGCGACCGGGTCGCCAAGGCGTACGGGTCGGGTGCGCACCGCGAGTACGCCGCCGACTGGACGTACGCGCGACTGCGGCCGTACTTCCGGCATCTCGGGATCACCCGGCTGGCCGACATCAGCGGGCTGGACCGGGTCGGCATCCCGGTCTACCAGGCGATCGTTCCCGGGTCGATCGACCGCCTCTGTGTCTACAGCGGCAAGGGACCGACCCCGGTCGAGGCGCGGACGTCGGCCGTGATGGAGGTACTCGAGCGGTTCTCCGGCTGGCTGCCACTGCGGCCGACCACCATCGCCGCGTACCGGGAACTGGCGGCTGCCGGCCGGCCGGCCCTGCGCCCGGCCGAGCACAACCTCGGGCTGCTGCCGGCGTACCACGACGACCTGCCGATCTACTGGGTGACCGGGCACGACCTGCTCGCCGACCAGCCGGTACTGGTGCCGCACTCCGCCGTCTGCTACACCGGCTACCCCGGCGCGCCGCCCTGCTACGCCCTGACCACCAGCAACGGCCTGGCCTCCGGCAACAGTCTGGAGGAGGCGATCTTTCACGCACTCTGCGAGTTGATTGAGCGGGACGCCATGACGATCGCCGAGATCGTCGGCAGTCGACTGGCCGGTGTCCTGGCCAGCGGGGTGGTCTCGCCGAACCTGACGGCGCGGGAGGCGGCCCGGCTCACCACCGACCGGCAGCCCCGGCTCGACCCCGGTACGGTGCCGCCGTCCGTACGCCCGCTGGTGCGCCGGTTCGAGGACGCCGGCCTGCGCCTGTACCTCTGGTCGATCGGCTCCGACCTCGGTGTTCCGACCGTCGCGGCGTACGCGTCCGAAGCGTCCGACGACACCGGCCGGCCGACCTCGGACGACGGCGTCGGCCACGGCGCGCATCCCGACCTGGAAGTGGCGCTGACCCGGGCCATCACCGAGTGCGCCCAGAGTCGCGCCGTCGCCGCCGGGCCGATCAGGTCCGCGGCCGTACCGCCGGGTGACCGCGATGTCCCGATGGCGCCACGCCGCACGGCGATCCCGGACGGCGGTGGACTGATCCCGGTGTCGGAGCTGGCCTCCTATCCGAGTGACGACATCGTCGCCGACCTCCGGCTACTGCTGGACCGGCTGCGGGCGGCCGGGCTCGGCCGGGTGGTGGTGGTCGACCTGTCCCCGCCGGAGCTGCCGGGGCACGTCGTCCGGGTGCTCGTACCCGGCCTCGAATCCTGGGCCATCGACCGCTCGAAGCTCGGCGCCCGGGCGGCCGGGGCCTGGAGCCGGGCGGTCCGGGAACTCGGCGAGTTCGCCGGCCGGCCGGGGCTGCCGGATCGGCCAGGGGGCACCGGGCCGCGCTGA
- a CDS encoding MFS transporter, with product MIGSRASGLLADADFRRWFGSRSISEAGTAASLVALPLLTYQLSDSATMTAAVVGVQAVPYLLFGLFAGAAADRWRRRAMMIGADLGCAVLLSTLLLADLLGVLTSWHVLAVAFGLGCGFCWFDAAAWGSLPRLVGRAKLAEANSLLWSTEIVLSIAMPAVAGLLAALTDPTLVLGLDAASYLVSAALLFRLRAGLDPTIERSDRTRRLGAEIAEGLRYLWRQPMIRALSLAGFGFSLSAGGVFGLLVVHADEVLAVTSTDWRVGLLYAAAAVGSLLAALLLPRFGRSAGQGAVSIIGYGIFVAALVGLAVAPVFAAALLLWTGWEFGRTTANINGITVRQQLTPDELQGRVNTTGRMIAWGGTPFGAIIGGAIAETAGVPVAYLVLTVPAVLGFGVLLASPVRRLRSAVA from the coding sequence ATGATCGGCAGCCGGGCATCGGGACTGCTCGCCGACGCGGACTTCCGGCGCTGGTTCGGCTCCCGGTCCATTTCGGAGGCGGGTACCGCGGCCAGCCTGGTGGCGCTGCCGCTGCTGACGTACCAGCTCAGTGACTCGGCGACGATGACGGCGGCGGTGGTCGGAGTCCAGGCGGTGCCGTACCTGCTGTTCGGGCTCTTCGCCGGGGCGGCGGCGGACCGGTGGCGACGCCGGGCGATGATGATCGGTGCCGACCTCGGCTGCGCGGTGCTACTGAGCACACTGCTGCTCGCCGACCTCCTCGGCGTGCTGACCTCCTGGCACGTGTTGGCGGTCGCGTTCGGCCTCGGCTGCGGATTCTGCTGGTTCGACGCCGCCGCCTGGGGGTCGCTGCCCCGGCTGGTCGGCAGGGCGAAGCTGGCCGAGGCGAACAGCCTGCTCTGGTCGACCGAGATCGTGCTGAGCATCGCCATGCCAGCGGTGGCCGGCCTGCTCGCCGCGCTGACCGACCCGACCCTGGTGCTCGGCCTGGACGCGGCGAGCTACCTGGTCTCGGCGGCTCTGCTGTTCCGGTTGCGCGCCGGTCTCGATCCGACGATCGAACGGTCCGACCGGACCCGCCGGTTGGGCGCGGAGATCGCCGAGGGGTTGCGGTACCTGTGGCGCCAGCCGATGATCCGCGCCCTCAGCCTGGCCGGCTTCGGCTTCTCGCTGTCGGCCGGCGGCGTGTTCGGGCTACTGGTGGTGCACGCGGACGAGGTACTCGCGGTCACCTCGACGGACTGGCGCGTCGGGCTGCTCTACGCCGCCGCCGCGGTCGGCTCGCTGCTCGCGGCGCTGCTGCTACCCCGGTTCGGACGCTCCGCCGGCCAGGGCGCTGTCTCGATCATCGGGTACGGGATCTTCGTCGCCGCGCTGGTCGGGTTGGCCGTCGCCCCGGTCTTCGCCGCCGCCCTGCTGCTCTGGACCGGGTGGGAGTTCGGCCGAACCACCGCGAACATCAACGGCATCACGGTGCGCCAGCAGTTGACGCCGGACGAGTTGCAGGGCCGGGTCAACACCACCGGCCGGATGATCGCCTGGGGCGGTACGCCGTTCGGCGCGATCATCGGCGGCGCGATCGCCGAGACCGCCGGCGTACCGGTCGCGTACCTCGTGCTGACCGTGCCGGCGGTGCTCGGCTTCGGAGTCCTGCTCGCCTCACCGGTACGCCGACTTCGCAGCGCCGTCGCCTGA
- a CDS encoding PQQ-dependent sugar dehydrogenase produces MLRRQSLGRLCLAGTAAILAPLVAFGAPSAAGQPAPERAEVAAVPPLDQLTVSTTQVAFGLQRPTAIFAPDDGSGRLLIAEKQGTIRVYHPDTGLAAEPLLNIIDRVDTSGNERGLLGLVTTPNFAQTRTLYVAYTALPAGTVTLSRFTLDSAGQQPIPANREQVVLTQAHSEYSNHNGGHVAFGPDGYLYWSIGDGGGSDDVLNSGQSLNTLLGKILRIDVNRACGTQRYCVPADNPFVNRAGARPEIWTYGLRNPWKFSHDLGGDGSLWIADVGQGTWEEIDHLRANQGGANLGWSCREGPVVFNQARCQSGAQYVEPVYSYRTSAEGCAVIGGYVYRGDEFADIATGTYLATDYCSGTAFVVRPPATPGGTYATRALTELTIQPTSIGQDANGELYLVNDLPGQLHKISFGTTAPPAACRVSYRVDQQWGTGFNATVTVTNTGTQPVSGWTVGWTFPAAQRAGTFYNARGSQQGAVVTARNATWNPNIAPGGTVQFSFLASNTGPNPAPTAFTLNGNACG; encoded by the coding sequence ATGCTGCGACGTCAATCTCTCGGGCGGCTCTGCCTGGCTGGTACGGCCGCCATACTCGCTCCGCTCGTCGCGTTCGGCGCACCGTCGGCGGCGGGACAGCCCGCCCCGGAACGCGCCGAAGTGGCGGCGGTGCCACCCCTGGACCAGCTCACCGTCAGCACCACCCAGGTCGCGTTCGGCCTGCAACGGCCGACCGCCATCTTCGCGCCCGACGACGGCAGCGGCCGGCTGCTGATCGCCGAGAAGCAGGGCACCATCCGGGTCTACCATCCGGACACCGGGCTGGCGGCCGAACCGCTGCTCAACATCATCGACCGGGTCGACACCTCCGGCAACGAACGCGGCCTGCTCGGCCTGGTCACCACGCCGAACTTCGCGCAGACCCGCACCCTGTACGTCGCCTACACCGCGCTGCCCGCAGGCACCGTCACGCTGTCCCGGTTCACCCTGGACAGCGCAGGTCAGCAGCCGATCCCGGCAAACCGCGAACAGGTGGTGCTGACCCAGGCGCACTCCGAGTACTCCAATCACAATGGCGGGCACGTCGCGTTCGGCCCCGACGGCTATCTGTACTGGAGCATCGGCGACGGCGGCGGATCGGACGACGTACTGAACTCCGGGCAGAGCCTCAACACCCTGCTCGGCAAGATCCTCCGGATCGACGTGAACCGCGCCTGCGGGACCCAGCGCTACTGCGTACCGGCCGACAACCCGTTCGTGAACAGGGCCGGGGCGCGGCCGGAGATCTGGACGTACGGACTGCGGAATCCGTGGAAGTTCTCCCACGACCTCGGCGGTGACGGGTCACTCTGGATCGCCGACGTCGGCCAGGGCACCTGGGAGGAGATCGACCACCTGCGGGCGAACCAGGGCGGCGCCAACCTCGGCTGGTCCTGCCGCGAAGGTCCGGTGGTGTTCAACCAGGCGCGGTGCCAGTCCGGCGCCCAGTACGTCGAGCCGGTCTACTCGTACCGCACCTCGGCCGAGGGCTGCGCGGTGATCGGCGGGTACGTCTACCGGGGCGACGAGTTCGCCGACATCGCGACCGGAACGTACCTGGCCACGGACTACTGCTCCGGCACCGCCTTCGTGGTCCGTCCGCCGGCTACCCCCGGCGGGACGTACGCCACCCGGGCGCTGACCGAGCTGACCATCCAACCGACCAGCATCGGACAGGACGCCAACGGCGAGTTGTACCTGGTCAACGACCTCCCGGGTCAGCTCCACAAGATCTCGTTCGGCACCACCGCACCCCCGGCCGCCTGCCGGGTCAGCTACCGGGTCGACCAGCAGTGGGGTACCGGCTTCAACGCCACGGTGACCGTCACCAACACCGGCACCCAGCCGGTCAGCGGCTGGACGGTCGGCTGGACCTTCCCCGCCGCCCAGCGGGCCGGCACCTTCTACAACGCCAGGGGTAGCCAGCAGGGCGCCGTCGTCACCGCCCGGAACGCCACCTGGAATCCGAACATCGCGCCCGGCGGCACGGTCCAGTTCAGCTTCCTCGCCTCGAACACCGGCCCGAACCCCGCGCCGACCGCCTTCACCCTCAACGGCAACGCCTGCGGCTGA
- a CDS encoding GlxA family transcriptional regulator, producing the protein MVTSGRTGPHRIAVLALDSVVGLDLGTPAQVFGTARDDAGVSHYTATVCTLGARPVRSSAGFQVLPDHGLEIIEESDTVVVPGIHGGPPLTDGTVEPQIRKVLRQAHERGARIMSICTGAFVLAAAGLLDGRPATTHWAYADRFRRMHPQVRLDPEVLFVDDGDVLTSAGVAAGLDLCLHVIRTDHGSGVANRSARSCVVPPWREGGQAQYIERPLPEATASGTAQTRDWIQHRLHEPLTLAEMAAHASMSVRTFTRRFREETGLSPARWLLQQRTAHARLLLESTDLGVDQVAHRSGFGTSAALRQQLHQRIGVPPTTYRRTFRPPSV; encoded by the coding sequence ATGGTCACCAGCGGACGGACCGGGCCGCACCGGATCGCGGTGCTCGCCCTGGACTCCGTGGTCGGACTCGACCTGGGCACCCCCGCGCAGGTCTTCGGCACCGCCCGGGACGACGCCGGGGTGTCGCACTACACGGCGACCGTCTGCACCCTCGGCGCCCGTCCGGTACGCAGCAGCGCCGGCTTCCAGGTGCTGCCCGACCACGGGCTGGAGATCATCGAGGAGTCCGACACGGTTGTCGTGCCCGGCATCCACGGCGGTCCACCGTTGACCGACGGCACCGTCGAGCCGCAGATCCGGAAGGTGCTGCGGCAGGCCCACGAGCGGGGTGCCCGGATCATGTCCATCTGCACCGGCGCCTTCGTCCTCGCCGCGGCCGGGCTGCTCGACGGCCGTCCGGCGACCACCCACTGGGCGTACGCCGACCGGTTCCGGCGGATGCATCCGCAGGTACGGCTCGACCCGGAGGTGCTCTTCGTCGACGACGGCGACGTGCTCACCTCGGCCGGAGTCGCCGCCGGGCTCGACCTGTGCCTGCACGTCATCCGGACCGACCACGGCAGCGGGGTCGCCAACCGGTCGGCCCGGAGCTGCGTGGTGCCGCCGTGGCGGGAGGGCGGCCAGGCGCAGTACATCGAACGGCCGCTGCCCGAGGCGACCGCCAGCGGTACGGCCCAGACCCGGGACTGGATCCAGCACCGGTTGCACGAGCCGCTGACCCTGGCCGAGATGGCCGCACACGCCAGCATGAGCGTACGGACCTTCACCCGCCGGTTCCGCGAGGAGACCGGACTCAGCCCGGCCCGCTGGCTGCTCCAGCAACGCACCGCACATGCCCGACTGCTGCTGGAGAGCACCGACCTGGGGGTCGACCAGGTCGCCCACCGCTCCGGCTTCGGCACCAGCGCCGCCCTGCGGCAGCAGCTGCACCAGCGGATCGGCGTGCCACCCACCACCTACCGCCGCACCTTCCGCCCACCCTCGGTGTAA